One Salvia miltiorrhiza cultivar Shanhuang (shh) chromosome 6, IMPLAD_Smil_shh, whole genome shotgun sequence genomic window, GTTGTGTTACCAACACTTTGTTTGTCGAATTTTGTGGTGTAGGGTGGATATTTTCCGTTATGTGTGGTGAATTGAAAACtctaattatttaaaattaggcgaattaatttactaattatttagttgattgtaaattcttttttattatattttgtaaattcttttttattatattttatggaGTATTATCAGTATGTGGGGTTTCTTCTTCGTTATAAAACGTTCCCAGTTGTTTGACTTTCAGTAATGTGGCGTGATTTTTTTTGACATGCACAATACAGTTGTTAACGTCTTATACTTTGCTTCCCATTAAAGGCAAATGGACTTCGATTTAAATTTATCCTACGACAATGAAGGTTGTCCCGATTTTGAGAGTGGTAGTGGTAGTGGTAATAGCAGAGAAGTTGGTAATAGTGATTCTGGTGGTGAGCATGGGAATTCTATTGATATAGTCTGAAGATAGTGTCCATATTGATAGCAGTGCTCAAGGTACAGATGGAAATAATGTAGATTTTGGGCAAGGAAGTGATAACGAAGTTCTTGTGACATTGGCCGAAGTGGAAGGGAAGATTAACGTTCGATGTGCCATTGACACATTGGATGATGTTTTTGTTCTGTATGCAGCATATGCCCGGATGATTGGTTTTTCAGCTCGGAAAGGAACGCAAGCTTATTTCAAAGGCACTAATAAAATTTCTTGTGGAAAGGTTTTTCATTGTTCATGTGAGGGACAACTGGATAACAAGTCTTCAAAAGGTTGTGTGGCTGCGTTAAAGAAGCATAGTTATAGGAGCAACTGCAAGGCAAGGCTACGTGTTAGTCGAACAGACGTTGAAAGTCCATGGGTCGTGACAACCTTTGTGAAAAAGCACAACCATGATATGCTTCATCCTACCAAAACCTATCTATTGCGGTCTGCCCGGAAGCTTGCACATTCGCAGAAGACTATACTTATTGCGATGAAGTCAAGTGGTATTGGTGTTAGCCGTTCGTATCATTTTTTGGAAAATGAAGCTGGAGGTCGTGAGAATGTTGGTTTCTTACGGAAGGATGTTTATAATGAGCTGAATCGCGAGAACGCTAACATGGCAAAAGTTGCCAATTTCGATGCAAACAAATTGATGGAGTATTTCACAGAGAAAGGATTAAGCGACCCTTTGTTCTACTGTAAGGTAAAGGTCACTGATGATGGTAGGCTTCAATATCTATTATTCAGAGATAGCAGATGCCTAGTAGATTACCAACACTTTGGTGACGTTATATATGTCGATGCTACTTATAAAACTAACAAGTATGACTTGATTTGCATACCCATAGTCGGCATAAACCACCATCGGGCTAATGTTATGTTTGTAATTGGTTTTTTATCAAATGAGAAGACGGAGTCCTACGAGTGGTTGTTCTTTACTTTTCTAGAGTCAATGTATCATAAAGAGCCTTCGATCATTTTCTCCGATCAATACCAGGCTCATATGAATGGTGTGGATGTTACATTTCGCGATGCGAAACACAGGCTCTGTCAATGGCATATAAACAAAAATGTCGGCAAGCAATTTGGTACATTGAACCACAATAAGAGTTTTAAATCTTTGTGGTATCGGTGTATGAATGGCTGCGAGAATGCAGAAGAGTTTGAATCAACTTGGGCAGATATGATAGACGAGTTCAGGATTGTGGAGAATAGATGGTTTATTGGCATGTACAAGTTAAGAAAGCGGTGGTCTTCCGTTTTTAAATTAGATAAATTTACTGGTGGATTGCATGCTACGTCGTGGAGTGAAGTGACGAACAAGGTTCTTAAAGAGATATGTGGTTCTGAGAAAATATAGGATGAATTGGTGTAGACTAGAGTTTGAGGAGGATGCTCTTTGTAGAGGGATGCCTGGTATGTTCTTGCAGTCTTCGAAAATTCTCTTTCAAATTGCTGAGCTTTGTACCCGAAATGTCTTCAAGGCATTCGAGTACGAAGCTCTGAACTCGGTATCTGTGAAAGTCACTCAAGAACCCTTAGATCTGAACGACGAGTTTCTAGAGTATAGGGTTTGGTCCAGAAATGCGTTGAGAGGTTATCGGATTGTGAAGGTTAATCAGGCTACGAAAATGGGTTCATGTTCATGCCGTATGCGGGATACAGAAGTAGTGATTTGTCAACACTTGTTCagaatttatttcaatttgaaCTTGGATAGGGTGCCGGATAGAATGCTGCTAAGTAGATGGCGGTGAGTGTCGAAGGAACGAATTCCTTTAAGCCAACAATGTATTGATTGTTCTGGTCCTAACAAGTTCACAAATATGGTGTTTGTCAATCACAATGCAAAATGTATCTATGACTTGTTGGTTGATTGCAAGGAGAACGAGGGATGTAGAAATACAATCAACGAGATGATTACCCATATGATTGAAAAGGTGAAGAATATGAGAAATGATCCAAACGTGGACGACACAGCCGGTCCATCTGGGTAAACCTTCAAAGAGCCACTGCACCGACCAATAAGCAATCCGATTTCCAAAAAGAAACGTCCGAACAGGCGTCAGATGTCTAGTAAGCACTGGGATGCCCGTCGTTCGCGTGGAATTTGAAGGATTATAGCCCCAATATGATCGTTTCTCtgatatcttaattcaccatacaacgattaattcctaacatgcttctATGAATTTATGTGCTGCACATTGGACTTAGAAtcacttacttgagaattgtaTGTAGAGGCTGTCGATGGCTGAATTGAAAGATTCCAGTTCTGACCTTCTGAAATGTATCCCGCTCAACTctcaacgttggatggacaacgagctatgagaatttCCAAGGCGAATTCGGCCACTTACAAACGGCGCCCCCtactgctctctaaaaccctgattatttgtgtgtcttattctgagagcagatagttgtatttataggcaaaacaCAGTCCTAAGGCACCAATAACTGTAGTAGGCGAATTATACtcctgactcaacctaaacacctctagattgacttgcaatagaacaaggacatcctagcgtgATAAGTTAACccaaagtcgtctctcaaggaagatcttaaagggcttctaattatGTCACAACGAAAGCAGTAaactttgattattaaactaagacTTGTAATTAAAACGTCAATTTAAAACTAAActtagaattaactaggcgaaaaacTACAAACCGTAAAAACTCATGCATAAAGAAAccattaaaccctaggcagaaaTAAACGATTAAAGTAAAGGCAACTAAGAATTCAAACGCTTCtaactaagaatttaaataactttaattaaagcttctaatctaatggacataaactaaattgcatagtttaaagcaaagcataaacataacgaaattgcataattgaaagctaAACGTAAACATGATGAAGCAAATGAATTAAAGTAAATACAAAATACCATAAACTTCGTGAGGATGCAatcactgtcacttgattacaacttcAATCGGAAACTAAAGCaaaactaaacttgaaattaaaCTAGAACAAAAATCTCGAAAACTTGAAGAACTAAGAAAACTTGAAAAACCCTAACGTATTTGGTTGCCTTGACGGAAGCTTAATTCTCAAGGACGGAAACAAAAGATTAAGGTAAAGGATGATTATTACATGAACAttaaggccctatttatagactttcTTTCAACCCTATTGTTGATCAAAAAGACCTTGCAAAACTGGGCTTTAAAGATAGAATTGTGAAATCAAATGAAAGTCCAGCTGGCAGTGTGCTCTGCAAGTAACGGCAGCTCTGGCGAATATTTGCTAACTCTGGAACAATGCTGGCCACCTTGCGCGTGATCGCCAGCTCTGGCAACTGTGCGCGCACTATCAACTATGTACactaagtcagctctggaaagttcAGCTCTGTAGAGTTGTAGTCTGTTCTGGAACATTCAGCTCTGGAGataaagttcagctctggagatagtgagctctgactatggaagtcagctctggctatgACATTTCAGCTATGTCGAGCGTGGTCAGTTCTGGCGTGGAATtatcagctctgctctggcgcaggcttttcagctctgggcACCAGTTTGCACCAGAATACGCAATTCTAATCCAAAATCTTCAGAATATCATTCtttctcttattttataaaaatctcatgcaaagcataaaacagactcataaacgcaccaaattccagaataaTTAACTCTAACATGGCACAAacaaacccccaaattaagaacaattaggcattaatcaaccccccacacttagccttttgcttgtcctcaagcaaaatcagtatgaatcctaggaagagagtGTTTCACGATGATTATtcccatccaaacattcaacaagtcaattcaaaattttccaatcaACACATATCTCTCAGATCAAgcaagtaacttaaagtttacGAAGCAACACAACAGTAATGCAAATAATCCGATCAGACCTAATTCTTttctagaagtgaattccctaatgtgatcgcctttataattaGTATCTCTATTTTtaacactttgtgtgcttaatcaCTTAATTTtcaacagttgagccataaaataaaaccatttggacgtaatccaaagtcttttcacgtagtttcccatgctcatagttaaactagaggagcagagacccagagctgtCTTTTTCAGAGCTGGAAATTCGTCCAGCATTTTAAACATTTCCcagataaggatacgatcgtaggcaattacaatgacaacactccttctagcatctaccggacaaatcacgttttacttacttacaaccGTGTTGCAAcgaaactcataattctttgcacaaacaagaaacacatatcaaaagcaaaacaagaataaccaccaaacaacATACTAACCCGAAAATCACATCAAAAACCATTTTCTCTTCCATAAATTCATAAACAAAATCGCAAGTATCCAAGAGCAAGCTAAGAATAGAGGGACCAATCGCCCAATCAAAAACAAAAGCACGCATTAAAACAAGTCACCTCctccccccccacacttaaagaatgtcatgtcctcagggcacaaaataaAAAGTGTTAGAAGACGTCCCTGGTCATTGGCGATGAAAGACCGAAGCGCTGTGAGGGGCGGCGAAATTTAGGGTTTGCGGCCTTCGGCAGAGTGTAAATGTCAGCGCTGGTCCTTTTCAGAGTGGAATTGCAGATCTGGAAGTGGACTATGCAGCGCTGGCGGCAATGTCAGAGTAGAATTGCAGCGCTGGACCATGTTCTCTGCAGACAAAAACGTAAACACCCAAAATCAAAGCAACCGAACAAACAACCAAAAACAAGGAAACGAAacagaaaataaagaaaaagcaaaacaaaaccaactatgggttgcctcccacaaaGCGCTCTgattaacgtctagagctcgacatCAGCCTTCATTCACAACTCTGGAtcgtgcagagcttgagactccacctccTTCGGAGTACTCTGGTGCTCATAATACGGCTTCACGCGGTAGCCGTTTACTTTGAAGCTCTCATTCGTATTCTCATTAAACAGGTCTACAGCACCATGCTCAAAACTCCCTTAATAGAAAAGGGCCACTCCATCTAGATTTcagcttgccaggaaacaaCTTCAATCTCGAATTGCAAAATAACACCTTCATTCCTGGGTAGAGCTTCTTGTGAAAAATACGGCGATCCTGCAGccgcttcactttgtccttgtaaatccgggcattctcatacgcctcattgcgCAGTTCATCCACCTCCTCCATTTGCATCGTGCGCTGCTTCACTACAGAGTCCAGATCGCAATTGGCAGCTCTGATTGCCCAATAAGCCTTGTGCTAAATCTCTACCGGCAGATGGCACGCCTTGCCATAAACGAGGCGATAcagactcatcccaagcacgcccttgaaggcagttctgtacgcccagagTACATCATTCAGCTTTGCAGACCAATCCTTGCGTGAGGGCTGCACTGTTTTCTCTAGGATGCATTTAATCTGCCTGTTGCTTGTCTCGGCTTGCCCAGATGTCTGCGGGTGATAAGGTGTGGCCACCTTATGCGTGATTCCATTCTttttcatgagctttgcaaacaacttgttgtAGAAGTGCTTCCCTCCATCACTGATGATTGCTTTACGAAATCCAAACCGGCAAAGAATGTTGTCCTGTACAAACTTGagtaccacattagcatcacatgtccgcgtgggaatagcctcgacccatttggacacgtaatctacggCAAGCAAAATATAAGTAAATCCAAACGAAGCAAGAAATGGACCCATAAAATCGATGCCCCACACATAAAAAATTTCGACAATCAAAATATTATGGAGGGGCATTTCATTCTTGCGTCCCAAATTTCCCACTCTCTGGCATCTATCACATGCAAGGTAAAAATTATGAGCATATTTGAACAAAGAGGGCCAGAATAAACCGGATTGTAGAGCTTTGTGTGCCGTCTTCTGCCCCCCAAAATGTCCACCGCAATGTACTTCGTGGCACATACTCAACACCTTCTGCTGCTCCTCTGCCGGTACACACCTTCTAATGACTTCATCTTTTCCAAGCTTGAACAGGTGTGGAACTTCCCAATAGTAATGCCTGCAAAGAGCAAGAAACCTTTTCCTTTCTTGGGATGTCAGATTCGGTCTTAATACTCCACATGCCAAATAATTAACAATATCCGCATACCAAGGCACATTACTCGCAGGGCTGCCAGCGTTAGCAAGGCTGCCAGTGCTGGCTAAGTCGCCAGCTCTGGCGGAGGTCAGTTCATACGCAaactcaaaaggaaaagaatcAGGAATAGCATTGTGACCAGATTCAATTAAGGTGTTATCCAAACGTGAAAGATGATTTGCCACAGAATTCTCACTCCCTTTTCTATCCTTTATTTCtacatcaaattcttgcaataataagatccaacgaatcaGATGTGGCTTAGCTTGTGTTTTAGTCATCAAATATCTCAAAGCAGCACGATCACTGTGAACAATTACCTTAGATCCAATGATGTAAGCACGAAATTTATCTAAAGCAAAAACCACATAAAACATCTCTTTTTCAGTTACGGTGTAATTTATTTGAGCACTGTTCAGAGTTAAACTTGCATAATAAATCACACGCAATATCTtgtccacacgctgacctaacACAGCTCCTACAACAGAATTCGATgcatcacacataatctcaAACAGCAAAGACCAATCAGGCGCAACCACCACGGGGGCGGAGCTCAACTTCAGTTTTAATAACTCAAAGGCAGACATGCAAGactcatcaaaattaaaaggtaCGTCCTGGGCTAGTAGTTTACAAAGTGGTTGACTTATTTTAGAAAAATCTTttatgaaacgccggtaaaatcCAGCGTGACCTAAAAAACTCATAATTCATTTCACATCAATAGGAGGCGACAATTTTTGAattacctccaccttagctctgtcgacctccagtccatgcttagacactacatgacccaagacaataccaCTTGttaccatgaaatgactcttttcccaactcaaggttaggccactttcaatacacctttgTAGGACTTAATCAATCTTATGGAGACAATCATTGAAAGACTGCCCAAACatcgaaaaatcatccataaatacctccacgaatttaccaatcatttcCGAGAagatggacatcatgcatcgttggaACGTTCCTGGTGCATTGCACAGCCCAAACGGCACCCTCTTCTATGCAAACGTCCCAAATGGAGTGGTGAAGGCTGTTTTGATTTGATCTTCCGACGCGATCGCGATTTGGTAATATCCtgacatcaatcaacgtgttagtggttgccataAAAGGTCTTCCTAACAACAGAGTGTggtctctaccattctcatgTACCTCCTCAATCTCCAAAACTATGAAATCAACGGGGACAATCAATCCCCCTACTCTGACCAGAATATCCTCTACTATCCCACGAATATAtctaacggacctatcagcgAGTTGTAAACACATACGAGTAgatttcaaattacctaactctaattgttgaaaaatagagtaaggcatcaagttaATTCTCGCACCTAGATCTAACATTCCCGTAGCTTCCTTACCAttccccaaagcaatattaatcacaaaactacctggatcgcgctgctttggtggtaagGACTGCTGCAtgatcgaattcacaacttCCGAGACCAGCACTTATTGTCTCCGAACTTTCTTTTGTTGGATGCCAACTCCTTGAAGAACTTCACATAAGCCGGGACATTTATGATCACGTCAAGAAAAGGCAAGTTCAAATTGACCTTagcaagcatgttgtagaagtcggtaAACTGTTTATCAGTTTTTCATTCCTCAATCTACTCGAAAAAGGGATCGGTGGTCGATAAGGTGAAGTAGCCTTGTGAAGTTTAACCTTCTTTCCTTTCTCCGTCTCTCCGTCTTTTGGTTgcctctgctctggtaccctactctgctctggcaccctAATCTGCTCTGGTACCCTCTTCTGCTCTGGTACCGTAGTCTGCTCTGTTACCATCTTCTATGGCACCTTTATGAGTTCTGGTACCCTCTTCTGCTCTGGTACCCTCTTTTGCTCTGGTACCCTTATCAGctctgtaacaccccgattttcatatacttttcaatttaaaattttgaagaactaatagataaaataaaacttcttgactatcaaaatttaaactaatttaaaaacacatcttgccaaaactaaaattataacatgatataaaacgataaactaaaaTGTAtaagttcaacttaaatttctatggaagtacataatctctagtcattctcgacttccatggccacctcaactctagaactgcaaaactgaaaagataaggggtgagcatattgaaaatatactcagtgaggaaacatgcacatattcacatacgcttaaacatgcaaataattcacattgtcatacacataaaCTGAAAAActgatgggcgaactgagagcccctgaacatgtatttcaacatggctaaatttctgaacatgtatttctacatggctgaacatgtatttcaacatggctaatattctgaacatgtatttctacatggctgagcaagtataatcaaacatgaaataagagcatataaaaacatacattgttgggaaccttgtggaatatcctaatctttgttttgatgataccaaaattcataggacttaattgtaatagactagaattactttgaactcaagtgttagagttcgtttctagtttagtttgcgatgtcgaagactgaagactgaagaacgaatgactgaagactggagactgcagataccaactgaagtatcagttgaagactgattacttaatgcgcgcaatggactgatactaaagtcaagtatcagttgaacattcatcctcagactgatcttccaacgttcagaggaagccacgtactcacaaagtacagccgcattaaatgcagagatctcaggatcttatctctgcagagatcattcctatctggtggttacttttcagagacgtcacatctcctgtccatcaaagagagccgtttccacccaataaggaacctcgaagattgaagcctcagcccaaattcgaattgctctacaacggaagaaatcttgatgacgttctacgccaacggatctattcaagagttctcctacaaatagcgctcgaggatcacttcaaccttcaccgattcaacgacataagctgaagctctgccgaaattgctactcagcctaaagcttaatctccccaaagcttgaatcgaagaagagaattccaaagccaaaatcagtcactgctgattacacacattctcttagaccttaggcaaacctctgtttacccagaagccaaaggtcaaacttgcttcaaagaacttattctttgcagtgaagttggcactcgttcaaacctcctccccaaaagagtgtttgagtgattcggagttcaggaaggtactctgactctgagtgagatgtcttagcacgggttgtgttgagcagagaaatccgacgcgagtgaagcgtgggccCTGAAGAAttgttttcttcagtggtacgattgtgtgcacccgacaagcacacagtttggtttacagtgcacctgttaagcacttgcggagtggattgttggtttgatcaaccaaccatggatgtaggaaagagtttttccgaaccacgtaaaagtctctgtgttgtttacagttttcagttttacattcttacttgtgttatttcaattgataaactgaatactgattaactgcaaagagtaacctaataaccaacaacgtgctccaccgaggctattgcgaaactaagtttaatttccgctgcgtatgatatcagtctgactgatctatcttttgatagtcaggaagagtgttatcatctctgtcatagcaaacacgactgaagcccttacgtgcatcagttaagtttcaacagcttaactgataactctttactgaagagctttcagtatcagtcgtcaaccctatttggtcaaaactattttcagtaaaacatgagtctgtgtttgcatgcaaagtttcgttttgatctctgactgagatccctctgattgaggattcgataaaaatagcccataggtgtattccccccccatacacctattcgagaccctctggacctaataattggtatcagagcaggttgttcgcaagaacactctgtatctgattaggttctaattgaactagatcctttttctcaaaggtctcgaaaaagttctctttctttttgtgcttgctatttgttctatctgctgttatctgttctcttttttttgatggagactaaccacagcagattatcttctctacttatgtttagtattgaaaaatacgacatatggaagtttcggcttgaaagcttcctcaccgcccaacattgccgaatgtgggaagtcatcaccagcggaccaatcaccatcaccgaaaccgtcaaaaggGTTCATGTTaatccacaacaagatccttacgatgaggtccagcccaagcaaaaagcagacttcaccacagaagaaaggaagcaagatgagatagacaacctcgccaaaagcatcatctccggcaccgttcccgacaagcatgtcatgaagatcatcaagtgcggaactgcaaaggagatgtgggatattctggaaagaatgtgcgtaggttccgagaaaatcaaggaaaataagctatccatagcttgccagaagttcgactccttcctcatgctcaagaatgaatctgtcgaggaaatgaaacttagattcaaccagatcttgaatgaagttcaatccatttccaaagacaaatacactcaacgaaaaatcaacctgaagattcttcgagcactgccacgtggagaatggcagatctactcagtcgctcatcagcataagcctaaattcagtcagctcccgacaaacaagcttttctccgatctcatggcaaatgagttcgaccttctgagaaatcttggaaacaagaaggctggaggatcagacgaagatggtccatcaacctcaagaggagtagcactgaaagcctcaacaagagaaggcaagaagcagaccaaggaaccaacggaactcaaccctgaggacttcttcagttaatatgctttgttgactgaaagattcaacaagatggagtccaagttccgaaagtacagaaggttccacaagcagcactacaaaggaaaggaaagagaaagcaactccagacattccacagatcgaagcggagaaaggaagtcagc contains:
- the LOC130990696 gene encoding protein FAR1-RELATED SEQUENCE 5-like codes for the protein MKVVPILRVVVVVVIAEKLSEDSVHIDSSAQGTDGNNVDFGQGSDNEVLVTLAEVEGKINVRCAIDTLDDVFVLYAAYARMIGFSARKGTQAYFKGTNKISCGKVFHCSCEGQLDNKSSKGCVAALKKHSYRSNCKARLRVSRTDVESPWVVTTFVKKHNHDMLHPTKTYLLRSARKLAHSQKTILIAMKSSGIGVSRSYHFLENEAGGRENVGFLRKDVYNELNRENANMAKVANFDANKLMEYFTEKGLSDPLFYCKVKVTDDGRLQYLLFRDSRCLVDYQHFGDVIYVDATYKTNKYDLICIPIVGINHHRANVMFVIGFLSNEKTESYEWLFFTFLESMYHKEPSIIFSDQYQAHMNGVDVTFRDAKHRLCQWHINKNVGKQFGTLNHNKSFKSLWYRCMNGCENAEEFESTWADMIDEFRIVENRWFIGMYKLRKRWSSVFKLDKFTGGLHATSWSEVTNKVLKEICGSEKI